ATGAAGGCCTGTTTCTTCGTGCGCCAGGGATTGCACCCGGTGCGGCACGAAAATCCATCGCTTTCCTGTGCCACGCCGGTGCCGGCTGAACCGCCGGCCGTACGCCACGGCAGTTGCACCGGGGACTGACCAATGATTGCCGGGCAATCCCGCCCGGCAGGGTTGCTGCCCCCCGGTTTTGCATTTAGCAATAACGATGTTCCCCGTGTAGCTATTCTTGATGCAGCGCAAGTGCCTGCCGGGCAGGGCAGCAAAGAATGGGACGATGAACCCGCACGAGCCCCTTCTTCCTCCCGCTTCGCATTCCGTCCCGAAAACGGATTCGCGATCCAATGCCCGATCCGCTTTCCCCGCCAATCCCCGATCCGACCCCACGGCCGATCGCACGTCGCAATCCTGGTTCGATGCCAAATCCCATCCCGCGGCGGATCCCGGGCAACCCCACGCGCTTGGGCACGAATCGCACCTGGCAAGCGAGGCGCTCGACCTCATCGCGCGCCTCGTCGCGGCTCTCGAACTGACGCCGCTGGTGGCGGTCAGCAGCATCGATCGCGAAGGCAGGATCCGCTTTTGCAATACGGCATGCGCCGAACTGTCCGGCGTGGCGGGGGAAGCGGCGCTCGGCCAGCCAATGCAGGCCCTGTTTTCACGCGGCGAGCGCGAAGCGGAACACGATGCGCTGGTCGAAGAGGCCTGGCGCACCGGCCGGCATTCTCCCACCGGCGACTGGCAGGTGCGCACCGCCGGCGGCCGCGAGCTGTGGCTGTATTCGACACTGGTGCCGGTGTTTCACGAAGGCACGCTGACGCAGATCTTCTGCATGGATGTCGACGTTACCTCCCGCAAGCGCAACGAAGACGCGCTGGCCGCAGCAGGCACCAATTTCCGCCAGCTGTTCCAGAAGTCCGACGATGCGATCCTGCTGGTGAGCGGCGGCCTGATCGAGGAAGCGAATCCCGCCGCGCTGCGCCTGTTCAAGTGCCCTGGCGCGGCCACGTTCGTGGGCCGCCGGCTGGCCGATTTCTCGCCGCTGCAGCAGCCCGGCGGTGCATTGTCCGAGCCGGCCGCGCGCCAGCTCGAGGAGCAGGCATACGCCCAGGGCAACTGCCGCTACGACTGGCGCTATCTCGATTGCGCCGGCAACCTGTTCTGGGCCGAAGTGCTGATGACGTCCGTCACACTGGACCACGAATACCTGTTCTACGTGGTGGTGCGCGACATTTCAGAGCGCAAGAGCGCCGAGCGTACGCTGTACCTTGGGGCGCAGGTGTTCGAGAACAGCCGCGATGCGATCCTGCTGACGGACCATCAGCGCCACGTCATCTCGATCAATCGCGCGTATTCCGCGATCACCGGGTTCGGCAGCGACGACATGCTGGGCAAGCCGCTGTCCGTGTACCGCTCCGGTGTCGAGGATGAAACCTTCTTCCGCCACGTGTGGGACGAGATCGAGGCCACCGACCACTGGCAGGGTGAAATCTGGTCGCGCCGCAAGAGCGGCGAACTGTTCCCCGCGTGGCTGGCGCTGACGGCGATCCGCGACAGCCACGACCAGGTCAGCAACTACATGGCCATCGTGTCCGACATCACCGAGCGCAAGCGCTCGGAAGAACAGACGCGCCACCTGGCCGAGCACGATTTCCTCACCGATCTGCCGAACCGCGTGCTGCTGCTGGACCGGCTGTCGCTGGCGCTGTCCGCCGCGCGCCGCAAGGGCAGCATGCTGGCGATCCTGTTCCTGGACCTGGACCGCTTCAAGCAGATCAACGACACGCTGGGTCACCAGGTGGGCGACCAGCTGCTCAAGGAGGTGGCGGCGCGGCTGCTGAAATGCGTGCGCAAGGTCGATACCGTCAGCCGGCAGGGCGGCGACGAGTTCGTCATCATCCTGGCCGACATCGGCGGCATCGACCACGCGGCCCACGTGGCGGCGACGATCCGGCAGGCGATCTGCCAGCCGTACGGGATCGGCGCGCACGAGCTGCACGTGTCCACATCGATCGGCGTGGCCATTTTTCCCAGCGACGGCGACGATATCGATACCTTGGTCAAGAATGCCGACACGGCGATGTACCACGCCAAGCAGGGCGGCCGCAACAACTTCCAGTTCTTCAGCGCCGAGATGAACGAGCGCATCGTCGAACGCGCGTCGTTCGAGCAGGGCCTGCGCCGCGCACTGGCCGAGGGGCAGTTCGAACTGGCATTCGAGCCCGAGCTCGATATCGCCACCGGCGCGCTGGTGGCGGCGGAAGCGCTGATCCGGTGGCGGCACCCCGAGCTGGGCCTGCTGTTGCCGGAACGCTTCCTCGGCGTGGCCGAAGAAGCGGGTTTGATGGTCCCGATCGGCAACTGGGTGCTGCGCGAAGCCTGCCGCCGGGCGCGCCGCTGGATGGATGCCGGCACGCCGCTGGTGGTGGCCGTCAACCTGTCGCCGGCGCAGTTCATCGGGCGCGACCTGATCGACAATGTGCGCGACGCGCTGGCGGAGGCGGGGCTCGAACCCGGCTGCCTGGAACTGGAACTGACCGAGGCGATCATCATGAAGGGCGGCAATGCTACCGCCGGCACGCTGGACGGCCTGCGCGAGCTGGGCGTGCGCCTGTCGCTGGACGATTTCGGCACCGGCTGGTCGCGTCTGGAACAACTGAAGGACTACCCGATCGGCAAGCTGAAGATCGCCCAGGCATTCATGCGCGGCGGCGGCAACGAAACGGTGATCCGCACCATCATCGCGATGGCGCGCAGCCTGCGGATGACGGTGATCGCCGAAGGCGTGGAAACGCCCGGGCAGCTGGCATTCCTGCGGGAAGAAGGATGCGACCTGTACCAGGGGCGGCAGGCGGAAGCGGCGTTGCGCGAGGGCGGGCTGGATGGCCTGCTGCGATAGCGCCGGGCCGGCCGTTCGATCGCGGCGGCGTCAATACAGCCGCATCCGCACCAGCACCTGCCCGTGGTCCGAGGCTTCCGGCCGCTCCAGCCGCAGGTGGTCGTTGAAATAGCTGACGTCGATCACTTCGCCGATCGCGCGCGGCGAGTTGCGGTTGAATTCCTCGGAGACGAGCACATGGTCGATCGTCGAGTAATGCCCCTCGTGGATGCTGGTGTAGCCCACGTGGCGCAGGTGATCCTGGCGCAACTGGATCTGGTTGCTGTCGTACAGCCGGCCGCGGCGCTCCTCGGCCTGCGGGCCGCCACCGCTGCCATGGCTCCCATTCATTGCATTGCCGGTTACGCTGTGGGGACCGCCGTCACCTGCCATGCCGCGGGTGCCTTCATTTCCCGCCACGCTGCGGGTGCCTCCACTCCCCAGCACGATCGTCGTGGTGACGGCATCGGCGGTGTCGTTGAAGTCGCCGAGCACCACGCAGGGGCGGCGCGCTTCGCGCATCATCTTCGACAGCAGCACGCGCAGCGCCACCGCCTCGGTGCCGCGCCACACGAGCGAGCGCAGGCTGGCCAGCGCGTAGTGCAGCGGATCCTCGCCGCTGTCGCCGTTGCGGTAATCGGGGCGGCGCGATTTCAGGTGCACCACCACCACGTCCACGATCCGCGCGCCGGGCAGTACCACCTGCACGTGCAGCGGCGCGCGGGCGAAACGGTCGGAATCCGGGTTGCCGGAATCGCACGGCACGTCCTTGGGGAAATTGGCGTAGATGCCCGGCGTGCCGGCCAGCGGCAGGCGCGAGACGATGGCCACGCTGGGCGTGAGCCGGTGCGCGTGCGGATCGGGGTCGAAACCGGCATGCAGCGCATCGCGGTACTTGCGGGTGCGGGACAGCACGTCGCGCAATGCCGCCTGCGAGAAAATCTCCTGGAAGCCGATCACGTCCGCGTCGAGATGATCGAGCTGCTGCGCGATCCAGTCGGCCTTGGCGTCGTAGCCTGCCGGGGTCAGGGGCTCGAGGTTGTCGTACAATTTCGCGCCGGGCGGGGCGAGGTTGCAGACGTTGAAAGTGGCAAAGCGAATTTCTTCCTGCATAATGAGAAACTCCTTTTGAAAACGATCGTATCACGGCATGGCCAAGAAAGAGCACATTTCAGAGACCCCGGCAACCGCGCTGCTGAAGCAGCACAAGGTGCCGTTCAGCGAACATCCGTACGACTACGAGGAACATGGCGGCACGTCCGTATCGGCACGCGCGCTCGGCGTCGACGAGCACCACGTCGTCAAGACGCTGGTGATGCAGGACGAAGCCGCCAGGCCGTTGATCGTGCTGATGCACGGCGATCGCAAGGTGTCGACGAAAAACCTGGCGCGCAACATCGGCTGCAAATCCGTCGAACCGTGCAAGCCGGACGTGGCGCAGCGCCATTCCGGCTACATGATCGGCGGCACCTCGCCGTTCGGCACCCGGAAAGCATTGCCGGTGTACGTGGAAGCGTCGATCCTGGAACTGGAAACAATTTATATCAATGGCGGCCGGCGCGGTTTCCTGGTGGGCATCGCGCCGCGCGTGCTGACCGAGGTGCTGGCGGCCAGGCCCGTCGCCTGCGCACTGGCCGACTGACACGCTGTTGCTGTATAGTCGGCGCCCGCTGCCACTCTTACGCCATCAACAACACATGGGACTACCTGGGGAAATGACTACCATCCTGCTGGCGATTGCCGCCTACCTGATCGGCTCGATCTCTTTTGCCGTTGTCGTGAGCAAGGTGTACGGCCTGTCCGACCCGCGCACCTATGGCTCCGGCAATCCCGGCGCCACCAATGTGCTGCGCAGCGGAAACAAGGGCGCCGCGATCTGGACCCTGGTCGGCGACGCCTTCAAGGGCTGGCTCGCGGTCTGGCTGACGGTCCGCTACGCCAGCGAGCTCGGCATTGGCGACAACACCATCGCCCTGGTGGCGCTGGCCGTCTTCATCGGCCACCTGTGGCCCGTGTTCTTCCGCTTCGAGGGCGGCAAGGGCGTGGCCACGGCGCTGGGCGTACTGCTGGCGCTGAACGTGTGGCTCGGGCTGGCCACGCTGGCGACCTGGCTGGTGGTGGCCTATGCGTTCCGGTATTCGTCGCTGGCCGCGCTGCTGGCCGCCGTGTTCGCGCCGTTCTACTACGGCCTGCTGTTCGGCATCGAGCCGCAACTGTTCGCCGTGCTGGTGATGTGCGGCCTGCTGGTCTGGCGCCATGCGAAAAACATCGGCAACCTGATGGCCGGCAAGGAAAGCCGCATCGGCAGCAAGAGCAAGGGCGCCGCCGCCGGGGCAAAGAAAAAGTAGGCGCTGTCCGCGAACGGCGCCAGAAGTAACTTGCAATACCGGCGACAGCCCTCATCATGCGTGGGCCGCCGTCATCGGCGGCAAACCGATGGCCGCCGCCGGCGGCCCGCACCAGAAAGGCCGCCATGTCAATATCCGTCGATTCAAAGCCCGCCGATGCAACGCCCGCCGAGGCAACGACCGTCGCAGCCCCCGCCACATCGACGCCCATCCGCATCGATTTCGTTTCCGACATTTCCTGCCCCTGGTGCGCGGTCGGGCTGAAATCGCTGGAAACCGCGCTGGCGCGCATTCCCGAGGCCGCCGTCGAATTCCACTTCCAGCCTTTCGAGCTGAACCCGGACATGGAGGCGGAAGGGCAGGACATTACCGAGCACATCGCCGAAAAATACGGCAGCACGCCGGCGCAGCAGGAACAGTCGCGCGAGATGCTCCGCCAGCGCGGCGCGGCGGTCGGCTTCACGTTCGCGATGGACAAGCGCGGCCGCATCTACAACACGTTCGATGCGCACCGGCTGCTGCACTGGGCCGAGGGAGAAGGGCGCCAGCACGCCCTGAAGCACGCACTGCTCGAAGCCTACTTCACCAACGGCGAAGACCCGAGCTCGCACGACGTGCTGCTGCGCGCGGCCGAACGGGTGGGCCTGGACAGCGGCGCCGCGCGGCAGGTGCTGGAATCGGACCGCTACGCCGACGACGTGCGCATGCTCGAGCAATACTGGCAGCAGGCCGGCGTGCGCTCGGTGCCGGCCATCGTCATCAATCAGCGCCACCTCATTTCCGGCGGCCAGACGCCCGACGTGTTCGAGGGCGCGCTGCGGCAGATCATGGAAGGAAAGTAGCCTTTCCGGTTCCGGTATTACCGCATGTTGCCTTTTGCGCTACACTGCCGCGGCACCATGTAACCCGCTGCCCTGGACGCATCCCGTCCGCAGTGGGGAAGCGGGGGCACCCGTTGCAGCGCTAATATCGCACCGTATCATCGGACCACAGACATCAGGAGAACAGCCATGCCGAAAGCCATCTGGAACGGCGCGATCATCGCCGAGGCCGCCGACAACGAGGTGGAAATCGTCGAGCAGAACGTGTATTTCCCGCTCGAGCGCGTCAGGCGCGAATACCTGAAGGACAGCAGCCACACGACGCTGTGCCCGTGGAAAGGCGTGGCCAGCTATTACGATGTCGAGGTCGACGGGCAACTGAACCGCAACGCGGCATGGTATTACCCGGCGGCCAAGGAGGCGGCCAAGGCCATCGAGGGCCGCATCGCGTTCTGGCACGGCGTCGAGGTCAGCCGCTGAGTGGATAATGTCACCCATACCTTCGTCGGCCTGGGCATCGGCGAACTGGTGCAGCGCTCGCTGCCGGCCGAGCGCGACGAGGCACGGCAGCGCACGCGCCACCGGCTGCTGCTGACCGCCTGCGCCGCCGCCAGCAATTTCCCCGACCTGGACCTGTTCCTCACGCACCTGCTGCCCGCGCCGCTGGGCTACCTGCTGCATCACCGGGGCCACACGCACACGCTGCTGTACGCGCTGCCGCAGGCCTTGCTGCTGCTGGCGGCGCTGTGGCTGCTGTGGCCGAATGCACGGCGCCTGCTGAGAGACAGCGGCACCGCCCGGCTCGGACTGGGCCTGGCCATCGTGCTGGGCTTCCTGCTGCACATGTCGATGGATTTCCTGAATTCGTACGGCATCCACCCGCTGTACCCGTTCGACCCGCGCTGGTTCTACGGCGACCTGGTATTCATCGTCGAACCCGTGTTCTGGATCGCGTTCGGCGTGCCGCTGGCGCTGGCGATCCCGCGCCGGCCGCTGCGCCTGCTGGCGCTGGCCGCGCTGGCGCTGTTCCTGGCGGTGGTCACGTGGCGCGGCTACCTGGGTCCGATGTCGCTCGCCGGCCTGCTCGCGATCGGCGGCGCCATCGCGGCACTGCGCATCACCCGCACGCAAAGCCGGCGTGCGCTGGCATTGTCCGCCCTGGTGTCGGTGGCGTTCATTGCCGTGCAGGGCGGCGCGTCGTCGGCGGGGCGGGCAAGGGTGGAAGGGGCGCTGCAGGCGATCGACCCGGCGTCCCGCGTGCTGGACGTGGCGATGACGGCCTTCCCCGCGCAGCCGCTGTGCTGGTCGTTCGTCGCCATCGAGGAAAACGCGGCGCAGGGCAGCTACCGCATCCGCCGGGGCATGCTGAACCTGGCACCGGATCTGCTGGCCCATTGCCCGGCGTCGCTGGCCGAGCCCGGCGCAAGCGCTACCGGATCGGCCGGCGTGAGCCTGGCTTCCGCATGGCAGGGCAGCCTTGCCACGCTGCAAACACTGGCGAAGAACGATTGCCACGTCAACGCGTGGCTGCGCTTTGCCCGCATGCCGGCTGTCGATGCCGACGTGGCCAGCGACCTGCGCTTCTCGTCCACCCCGCGCGGCAATTTCACGTCGATGGACCTGGCCGCGGCCGGCCGCGAGCCGTGCGGCAATGTGCCGCGCTGGGGCTATCCGCGCGCCGACCTGCTGGGCGCCGCGCTACACTGACCGCCCCATGAGCGACCGTCCCGTCACCGACCGTCCGGCCAAGGAACCGGCGCCACCCGAGCGCTCGGCCGATCCGCAACAGCTGTACGGCAAGCCCGCCGGCGGCTGGCGCGAGGAGCTGTACGAAGTCATCTTCGAATCGCACACGCGCAAGGGGCAGATCTTCGACCTGGTGCTGATCGGCGCGATCCTGCTGTCCGTCGCCACCGTGGTGCTGACTTCGATCGCGCCGGTCGCGCGCGCCTATGGCCCGTGGCTGGTGGCATCCGAGTGGGTGTTCACGCTGCTGTTTACGATCGAATACATCGCTCGGCTGCTGTGCGTGAAGCGGCCGGACCGCTATGCGCGCAGCTTCTTCGGCATCATCGACCTGATGTCGGTGGTGCCCAGCTACGTCTCGCTGTTCATTCCCGGCTCGCACGTGCTGCTCGATGTGCGGATCCTGCGCCTGCTGCGCATCTTCCGGATCCTGAAGCTCACGCTGTACATCCAGGAATACAGCATGCTGGGCAGCGCACTGATGGCCAGCCGGCGCAAGATCCTCGTGTTCCTGTCGGTGGTATGCCTGGTCGTGTTCCTGATGGGAACGGTGATGTACGTGGTCGAAGGGCCGCAGCACGGCTTCACCAGCATCCCCACGGCCGTCTACTGGGCCATTTCGACGATGACCACGGTGGGCTTCGGCGACCTGGTGCCGAAGACCGACATCGGCCGGACCATCGCTTCATGCATGATGCTGCTGGGCTGGGGCATCCTGGCGGTGCCGACCGGCATCATCAGCTCCGAGATCTCGCACCAGCGAGGCATGCGCGCGATGAGCGCGCGCATCTGCACGCGCTGCCTGGCGCCCGGCCACGAGGCCGCCGCGCGCTTCTGCAAGAGCTGCGGCGAGGCGCTGCCGCAGGAGACGAGCTAGTCATTCCTGCGGCCCGGCCGCACCTGGAAAGCGGACGAACTGGTGCAGGCGCACCGCGATGGCCCGTGCGCGGCAGGGCTGGCGCATGCCCGGCCCGGTCCGCTGACTGCTGCGTTGCAGGGCACGCCTGGGGAAATTGTCACAAGAACCACGACAGTTTCAAAATCGTGGCCATGGCACGCCAATTGCTGATACATTGTCTCGTATAGACAATTTTCGCCAGGAGACAATCATGAACGAATCGGCTACCACCTCCACCAAGCCAATGACGCGCGACCCGGTCAAGCCGCCGCGCAGCGTGCGCGTCGAGGACATGCGCAAGAAACACGTGAAAACGGGCGCCGTGGCGGCCGGCGGCCTGCTGGCGCTGGTGGGCCTGGCGGCGGTGCTGCTGGGTGCCTGACCTGGCAACTGTCCGATTCGGCTTCAGACGGTCCTGAGTTCGTCCAGCGGCCAGCGCGGCCGCACATTGAATCCATATTCGCGGCGCGCCGCGGCCGGATTGATCGACAGCCGCATCGCGCCCGCAAAGGCGATCATCGCGCCGTTATCGGTGCAAAACTCCAGCTCGGGGTAATACACGCGGAAACGCTTCTTGGCTGCCGCCGCGTCCAGCGCGGCGCGCAGCTGGCTGTTCGCGCCCACGCCACCGGCGATGACGAGGCGTTTCAGGCCCGTCTGCTTCAGGGCCGCAACGCATTTCGCCACCAGCACGTCCACGATCGCATCGACGAAGCCGCGTGCGATGTCGGCCTTGCTCTGCTCGCATACATTGGCCGCCCCCCGGTTCTTCACCACGGTCAGCACGGCCGTCTTCAGGCCGGAAAAGCTGAAGTTCAAGTCTTTCGAATGCAGCATCGGCCGCGGCAGTTTATAGGCTGCCGGATCGCCGAATTCGGCCAGGCGCGAAATGGCCGGCCCGCCCGGGTAGCCCAGGCCCAGCAGCTTGGCCGATTTGTCGAACGCCTCGCCGGCGGCATCGTCCAGCGTTTCGCCCAGCAGTTCGTACTGGCCCACGCCATCGACCCGCATCAGCTGCGTGTGGCCGCCGGAAACCAGCAGCGCCACGAATGGGAATTCGGGCGGATCGGACGCCAGCAGCGGCGACAGCAGGTGGCCTTCCAGGTGGTGGATGCCGAGCACCGGCTTGTCCAGCGCCAGGCCGAGGCTGCATGCGATCGACGAACCGACCAGCAACGCGCCCGCCAGGCCGGGGCCCTGCGTGTACGCGATGGCGTCGATCCCGGCGGCCGCCATGCCTGCCCCCTTCAGCGTTTGCTGCAGCAGCGGGATGGCGCGGCGGATATGGTCGCGCGACGCCAGCTCCGGCACCACGCCGCCATACTCCTCGTGCATCGCCACCTGCGAATGCAGCGCGTGCGACAGCAGGCCACGGCCGGTGTCGTACAGGGCCAGGCCGGTTTCGTCACAGGAAGATTCAACGCCGAGAACGATCATGGTAAATAGCTGAAAATAAAGGGCAATCCGCCATTGTAATGGAAAGCGGCGGCCGTTTCAGCGCCATGCCGGACGCTGCATGGTTCCAATGCCCAGCCCGTGTCATGGGGTCTGACCACATGACACGGGCTGAGCATTGGCCAGGTTGCTGCCACAGCGCAGGGCGCTGGCGCACCGTGGCGGTGCGCCGATGGGGGCAGGGAGCGAAGTTTGCCGTCTTCGCCATGGCACCGCTCTTGCTATGCCTCTTGTGTTGCGGCAGCACGCCGTGGAAGGAGAGGCAATGCCCGAACACTGGAAACTGGTTTGCAAGGTCAAGGATATTCCGCCCGGCGGCGCGCACCACGTGCCGCGCGGCCTGGCGTGGCAGGAGCTGCCCGGGGTGGCCGTGTTCCGCACGGTCGACGACCGCATCTATGCGCTGCTCGACAGCTGCCCGCACAAGGGTGCGCTGCTGTCGCAGGGGATGGTGCTCGGCGAGCATGTGGAATGCCCGCAGCATCAGTGGAATATCGCCCTGGAAACGGGCTGCGCCGTGGCGCCCGAACAGGGTTGCACGCGACGCTATACCGTGAAGGTGGAGGACGGCAAGATCTACCTGGACCTGCTGGAGCTGAACGCGCCGGCCAGCCGCGCGGAGGCGGCGCTGGCCGGCACCTACGGCGTGGCACCGCTGGTCGGCACCTATATATAGATCGTTACGGCCGGCGGCGCAGTTCCGCGTCCGCCGATTTCAGCATCTGCGCCGTGGTTTCCCAGTCGATGCAGGCATCCGTCACCGAACAGCCGTATTTCAGCTCGGCCAGGTCGGCCGGGATCTTCTGGTTGCCGGCCACGATGTTGGACTCGATCATCACGCCCACCAGCGACCGGTTGCCGTGCACCAGCTGGTTGATCACGTCCGTCATCACCAGTGGCTGCAGTTCCGGCTTCTTGTAGCTGTTCGCATGCGAGCAGTCGACCACGATATTGGCCGGCAGCTTCGCCTTCGCCAGCGATTGCTCGGCGATCGTCACCGATACGGAATCGTAGTTCGGGCGGCCATCGCCGCCGCGCAGCACCACGTGGCCATAGGCATTGCCGCGCGTGCGCACGACCGCCACGTTGCCTTCCCCATTGATGCCCAGGAACGCGTGCGGGTTGGCGGCCGAGAGGATCGCGTTGATCGCGATGCTGATGTCGCCGTCGGTGCCGTTCTTGAAGCCCACCGGGGTCGACAGGCCGGACGACATTTCGCGGTGCGTCTGCGATTCGGTGGTGCGCGCGCCGATCGCGGTCCAGGCGATCAGGTCGCCCAGGTATTGCGGCGAGATCGGATCGAGCGCCTCGGTGGCCGTTGGCAGGCCCAGCTCGCACACGTCCAGCAGGAACTGGCGCGCCTTTTCCATGCCGATATCCACGCGGAACGAATCGTCCATGAACGGATCGTTGATGTAGCCCTTCCAGCCGGTGGTCGTGCGCGGCTTCTCGAAATACACGCGCATCACCAGCAGCATCGTGTCCTTTACTTCTTCCTGCAGCGCTTTCAGGCGGCGGGCATAGTCCAGGCCGGCCACCGGATCGTGGATCGAGCAGGGGCCGACCACGACGAACAGGCGCTTGTCCTTGCGGTCGAGGATGTTGCGCAGGTCTTCGCGGCCCTTGGTGACGGTGGCGAACGCCGTGTCCGTCATCGGCAGCCTGGCGTGCAGTTCGGCCGGCGTGGGCATGGACGCGAACGAGGTAACGTTGATGTTTTCTAAGTCGAGGGCAGTCATGGCTTCAGGTCTCTGGCTATGCTTTGTTAAGGCTCTGTTTGCTTACGGTATTCTTTTAGGGAGTCGATCAGTGTAGCCGAAATGCGGTAAGCTGTTTCCATGAGTATCGAAAACACATCCCTACCCGCATCGGCCCCCGTATTGGCCCCCGCATTGGCTCCCTTCGTTGCCGCTCCTTTCATCAAGGAAATCGGCCGCGGCGTCAAGGGCGCGCGCAGCATGAGCCGCGCGGACGCGTACACGCTGTATGAGGCCATGCTGAACGGCCGCGTTTCCGACCTGGAGCTGGGCGGCATCCTGCTGGCGATGCGCATCAAGGGCGAGTCCGTCGACGAGCTGGCAGGCTTCCTCGATGCCGCCGAAGCGTCGTTCGCGCCGCTGCGGGCGCCCGCCGGACCGTATGCCCCGGTGCTGATTCCCACCTACAACGGCGCCCGCAAGATGGCCAACCTGACGGCGCTGCTGGCGCTGCTGCTGGCGCGCGAAGGCGTGCCGGTGCTGGTGCACGGCGTGGCGCACGACCTGGGCCGCATCGCCACCGCCGAAGTGCTGGCCGAACTGGGCATCGCCGCCGCGGCCACGGCCGCCGATGCCGAGCGTGCGCTGGCCGACGGCCACGCCAGCTTCATCACGATCGACACGCTGGCGCCGAAGCTGGCCCACCAGCTGTCGCTGCGGCGCGTGCTGGGCGTGCGCAATTCCACGCACACGATCGTCAAGATCCTGCAGCCGTTCGCCGGCCCGGCATTGCGGCTGGTGTCGTACACGCACCCCGAATACCTGGAAACGCTGGGCGAATACTTCACCACCGCCGCCCCGCAGGCGCGCGGCGACGCGTTCCTGATGCGCGGCACCGAAGGGGAGACGGTCGCCAACGCCACCAAGGCGCAAAAGATCGACTGGTTCCACGACGGCGAACGCACCGTGCTCGTCGAGCGGCAGATGTTCGCCGAGGTCGAGCCGGTA
Above is a window of Pseudoduganella dura DNA encoding:
- the tsaD gene encoding tRNA (adenosine(37)-N6)-threonylcarbamoyltransferase complex transferase subunit TsaD encodes the protein MIVLGVESSCDETGLALYDTGRGLLSHALHSQVAMHEEYGGVVPELASRDHIRRAIPLLQQTLKGAGMAAAGIDAIAYTQGPGLAGALLVGSSIACSLGLALDKPVLGIHHLEGHLLSPLLASDPPEFPFVALLVSGGHTQLMRVDGVGQYELLGETLDDAAGEAFDKSAKLLGLGYPGGPAISRLAEFGDPAAYKLPRPMLHSKDLNFSFSGLKTAVLTVVKNRGAANVCEQSKADIARGFVDAIVDVLVAKCVAALKQTGLKRLVIAGGVGANSQLRAALDAAAAKKRFRVYYPELEFCTDNGAMIAFAGAMRLSINPAAARREYGFNVRPRWPLDELRTV
- the nirD gene encoding nitrite reductase small subunit NirD, with protein sequence MPEHWKLVCKVKDIPPGGAHHVPRGLAWQELPGVAVFRTVDDRIYALLDSCPHKGALLSQGMVLGEHVECPQHQWNIALETGCAVAPEQGCTRRYTVKVEDGKIYLDLLELNAPASRAEAALAGTYGVAPLVGTYI
- a CDS encoding 3-deoxy-7-phosphoheptulonate synthase codes for the protein MTALDLENINVTSFASMPTPAELHARLPMTDTAFATVTKGREDLRNILDRKDKRLFVVVGPCSIHDPVAGLDYARRLKALQEEVKDTMLLVMRVYFEKPRTTTGWKGYINDPFMDDSFRVDIGMEKARQFLLDVCELGLPTATEALDPISPQYLGDLIAWTAIGARTTESQTHREMSSGLSTPVGFKNGTDGDISIAINAILSAANPHAFLGINGEGNVAVVRTRGNAYGHVVLRGGDGRPNYDSVSVTIAEQSLAKAKLPANIVVDCSHANSYKKPELQPLVMTDVINQLVHGNRSLVGVMIESNIVAGNQKIPADLAELKYGCSVTDACIDWETTAQMLKSADAELRRRP
- the ybiB gene encoding DNA-binding protein YbiB codes for the protein MSIENTSLPASAPVLAPALAPFVAAPFIKEIGRGVKGARSMSRADAYTLYEAMLNGRVSDLELGGILLAMRIKGESVDELAGFLDAAEASFAPLRAPAGPYAPVLIPTYNGARKMANLTALLALLLAREGVPVLVHGVAHDLGRIATAEVLAELGIAAAATAADAERALADGHASFITIDTLAPKLAHQLSLRRVLGVRNSTHTIVKILQPFAGPALRLVSYTHPEYLETLGEYFTTAAPQARGDAFLMRGTEGETVANATKAQKIDWFHDGERTVLVERQMFAEVEPVLPEDKSAPATAAWIASVLRGDTPVPDPVAQQVGHCLAVSRELRSRHG